A genome region from Anopheles stephensi strain Indian chromosome 2, UCI_ANSTEP_V1.0, whole genome shotgun sequence includes the following:
- the LOC118502928 gene encoding lysyl oxidase homolog 3A-like, protein MSLPVWCVLALTLTALTVDGAIEDGAGRISALEEARLQRENLVRKYLKRLKKEDGALKLVGGRGDFEGNVEIFHAGKWGAICDDEWDQSEAEVVCRQLGFPGYVKPTHTGYFGRAKRKFWMDNLWCGGKEAELADCHFDGWGTNDCESGEAAGVICKQHDTAETTTEKPIPVELKVAKKRFGERLELRLVGGRVAGEGRVEVRVVDGEGAAGPWGSVCGDGWGLLEGNVVCRQLGLGYANNAVQTDFFSEESEANGKLPERVLLSGTECYGNESSLADCLHNPIGEGDARCSDRRGHVAAVTCVPQMADLVFDHVEMEQSLHLEDRLMYLLQCAMEENCVATQAYEIQRDNPNWHLETRRLLKFTARVVNMGTADFRPHIPKHLWEWHLCHMHYHSMEVFATFDVIDAHGKRVAEGHKASFCLEDNQCLPGVEPRYACANYGDQGISVNCSDIYRHNIDCQWVDISELDFGEYTMRVAINPEFKVPEMRFDNNAATCRLLYTQTYARVFDCKLERP, encoded by the exons ATGTCTCTGCCGGTGTGGTGTGTTCTGGCGCTAACGCTAACGGCACTAACCGTTGACGGTGCCATTGAAGACGGTGCAGGTCGTATCTCCGCCCTGGAAGAAGCTCGTTTGCAACGGGAAAACCTTGTGCGAAAGTATCTGAAACGGCTGAAGAAGGAGGACGGCGCTCTGAAGCTGGTTGGCGGTCGGGGAGATTTTGAGG GCAATGTGGAGATTTTTCACGCCGGCAAATGGGGTGCGATCTGCGATGACGAGTGGGACCAGTCCGAGGCGGAGGTCGTCTGCCGACAGCTGGGCTTCCCGGGCTACGTCAAACCAACGCACACGGGCTATTTCGGCCGGGCGAAGCGAAAGTTCTGGATGGATAATCTCTGGTGCGGTGGAAAGGAAGCGGAACTTGCCGACTGTCACTTTGACGGGTGGGGCACGAACGATTGTGAGTCGGGTGAGGCGGCCGGTGTGATTTGTAAGCAGCACGACACGGCAGAAACTACGACGGAAAAGCCGATTCCGGTTGAGTTGAAGGTGGCGAAGAAGCGGTTCGGGGAACGGCTCGAGTTGCGGCTGGTGGGGGGCCGGGTGGCCGGCGAAGGACGGGTGGAAGTGAGAGTGGTTGATGGGGAAGGTGCGGCCGGCCCTTGGggaagtgtgtgtggtgatggGTGGGGTTTGCTCGAGGGAAATGTCGTCTGTCGGCAGCTGGGCCTTGGCTACGCAAACAATGCCGTCCAGACGGACTTCTTCTCGGAAGAGTCGGAAGCGAACGGCAAACTCCCGGAACGTGTACTGCTGAGTGGGACGGAGTGCTACGGTAATGAGAGCTCACTGGCCGACTGCTTACACAACCCCATTGGAGAAGGTGACGCGCGGTGCAGTGATCGACGAGGCCATGTGGCGGCCGTTACCTGTGTCCCGCAAATGGCCGATCTTGTGTTCGATCACGTCGAGATGGAACAATCGCTACATCTGGAGGATCGTCTCATGTACCTGTTGCAGTGTGCGATGGAAGAAAACTGTGTGGCCACCCAAGCGTACGAGATCCAGCGAGACAATCCAAACTGGCATCTGGAGACGCGTCGACTGCTGAAGTTTACGGCGCGGGTTGTAAACATGGGCACGGCGGACTTTCGACCACACATTCCCAAGCACCTCTGGGAGTGGCATCTGTGCCACATGCACTATCACAGCATGGAAGTGTTCGCCACGTTCGATGTGATCGATGCGCACGGGAAACGGGTGGCCGAAGGTCATAAGGCATCGTTCTGTCTGGAGGATAATCAGTGTTTGCCGGGTGTGGAGCCCAGGTACGCGTGTGCGAACTACGGCGACCAGGGCATATCGGTGAACTGTTCCGACATTTACCGGCACAATATCGATTGCCAGTGGGTGGACATCAGTGAGCTGGACTTTGGCGAGTACACGATGCGGGTGGCGATCAACCCGGAGTTCAAGGTGCCGGAGATGCGGTTCGACAATAATGCGGCAACCTGTCGGCTGCTGTACACGCAAACGTACGCCCGGGTGTTCGATTGCAAGCTGGAGCGTCCGTAG